The following are encoded together in the Pelagicoccus enzymogenes genome:
- a CDS encoding LysE family translocator yields MLSTELILTFLATSALLAITPGPDNLFVMTQAALHGRKSGFVVTLGLCTGLIVHSVAVALGVSAIFQSSVAAFNLLKYLGVAYLVYLAWKAFRASSDAVGEEQKVQASYANLYRRGIIMNVTNPKVSIFFLAFLPQFTDPSAGNVTSQILALGGLFIVATLVIFGSIATLSGLLNDLFKKSSRAQTIMNKIAGLVFLGIAAKLMAAKQ; encoded by the coding sequence ATGCTTTCGACTGAACTGATTTTAACGTTTTTAGCGACGTCTGCGTTGCTCGCGATCACTCCCGGTCCCGACAATCTTTTCGTCATGACGCAAGCTGCGTTGCACGGAAGAAAGTCGGGCTTCGTTGTGACTCTGGGATTGTGCACTGGCCTCATCGTGCATAGCGTAGCGGTCGCGTTGGGTGTATCGGCTATCTTCCAGTCCTCAGTCGCAGCGTTCAACCTGCTCAAGTATCTGGGCGTCGCCTATTTGGTCTACTTAGCTTGGAAGGCGTTTAGAGCTTCGTCGGATGCAGTTGGGGAAGAGCAGAAGGTCCAGGCGAGCTACGCGAATCTGTATCGGCGTGGCATCATCATGAATGTTACCAATCCCAAGGTCTCGATATTCTTTTTGGCGTTCCTGCCTCAATTCACCGACCCGTCCGCAGGAAACGTAACGAGCCAGATTCTCGCGTTGGGCGGATTATTCATCGTCGCGACGCTCGTAATATTTGGATCGATCGCCACCTTGTCAGGGCTTCTGAACGACCTGTTCAAGAAATCGAGCCGGGCGCAAACCATCATGAACAAGATCGCTGGTCTTGTTTTTCTTGGAATCGCTGCAAAACTGATGGCGGCAAAACAGTAG